In the Parasteatoda tepidariorum isolate YZ-2023 chromosome 3, CAS_Ptep_4.0, whole genome shotgun sequence genome, one interval contains:
- the LOC107440583 gene encoding uncharacterized protein isoform X3 — protein MMSTGTTPTPPAPRTSPGKCPTVGGRAEGGFLQYVQLLNPRSSMSITNTKGLLNMPGQNNCFLNSAVQVLWHLDIFRRSFRELCGHACMEDSCIFCALKELFAQFQYSQESALPPDALRRALAETFCDQRRFQLGFMDDAAECFENILMRIHFHIANNESEDMCSAVHCIPHQKFAMTLVEQTVCHSCGATSEPLPFTQMVHYVPSSALCSQAKLMKEQNDQTPNFSELLKKAGGLGDLRDCPSSCGAVIQIRKTLMNRPEIVSIGLVWDSERPTIEHIMDVFKTIGMSLKLQDVFHSVVDSRWASTATHQLVGIVTYYGKHYSTFFFHTKLRVWIYFDDAAVREIGPKWEQVVEKCCRGHFQPLLLLYANPHGTPVSTSTAPRLVTVVPGHRKNPNDKDPGSINVSDKHMRLFQHPSTNNQRRALTPNPEVTCDMTPNIQPRRAVTPSGELSWTEEQASKPEISDSHASSAAENSTNHSIKSSIFHTATYPNFHLSSKYPEQISLRNPILDNLKLNRLSGRISVPNCSHFSDAAQAKLNRTLPNSNALNHPITVDNLQQPENDSEKMADPLSSLKDSEHSLNNAYISRQTVENILQLQKLQRQRSINNKNGNGCIGHRNSSSSLESLDNVFAKGYHNHLNLKFDIPDAANIARRRDSGNWSGDRNSASSSSTTSLDNPYFYVVGNKRPLNCMRSAGGRPGDTPSLTDAGYDSFSLSSSDSYPSAINNSPSKIDSRLGQIPEHVQTAFVPYDISQLQYCLKDLKNNEHFPFGFKDECDKLCAEADIFVAKSVERENVGDISMAALLSDTAAARARAAMDVPYTNSTALAMAKMKHSMCLIRSSNLHKKLKEQEVALRRKQKEAAIEAYHKEQQNAVYNKTSNDASTNSSESTLNDSLKSPQKPACAKQPEEQINNDKNIEIYATLPKRSLKKKGALSSFVESLTGDESCDEKSVKDKRNKTPDGRKSDGDISSNEKEDKRSKSPSRKKSFQKASNKDSDLSDYSSEWEHSKKTSLYRTYSGPTANSKNELSDINSSTIQSSPDHPAKKQHRIRRKLMGGFMRRKNRSLPDLREGQDSGGEAARSFDDCFFSQTPVSCRKNNSLNQEKSPPKGRQESSKFTHLTDSKSSKKCITRANTPPPYKPPPPIPHATSSNASSPKKNIQYHNHEAKKAAPPPTPPHDAQKQKSVHQPPVNRDLKQIPRKLNLHNVAHKHDELPMHNAEWLKELQLKQEELNLKRKQQEEREKWLAECYSGVDQKSAISSRKAECGRDLYNHNQQVHDKEIHCLPRSVASCLSVASKDISPVSIDQQKSVRDLTTKFENICVSPSDSNSENTNDVKTVETTAINSDQIAQSRRASNEIDKSHCHSTANHYCSPKLSDKSFNQSDCINERLCSPVNAKQTQMNSSNVYNHHLTDAQLTNVLRIGGNRSSFRNSKGESQDDLLFRYPREACVMHEAKRPDKPPDYETALQRLELLRNDRNFSKFYAPNFMNFEDILEQAKKRRGPKKSVTFSDKVVLVACAGDEDNDFIPNPLLERVYKQHFQQKPNGLSTEIQDNDLSLVHDVSATETPAPEPKISDSMKSSNSPLCNLCHKKTVEPSKLYCPDCAFYMSRFQQK, from the exons GTTCTTTGGCATTTGGATATTTTTCGCCGAAGTTTTAGAGAGTTGTGTGGTCATGCCTGCATGGAAGATTCTTGCATATTTTGTGcattaaaa gaATTATTTGCACAGTTTCAATACAGTCAAGAGTCTGCTCTACCTCCTGATGCATTACGGCGAGCATTAGCTGAAACATTTTGTGATCAAAGAAGATTTCAGCTTGGTTTCATGGACGATGCTGCTGAATGTTTC gaaaacattttaatgaggATACATTTCCACATTGCAAATAATGAGTCAGAAGACATGTGTAGTGCTGTTCATTGTATACCTCATCAAAAGTTTGCTATGACGTTGGTCGAACAa aCTGTGTGTCATTCTTGTGGTGCTACCTCTGAACCATTACCGTTCACGCAAATGGTGCATTATGTGCCCTCTTCAGCTCTTTG ctctCAAGCAAAGTTGATGAAAGAGCAAAATGATCAGACACCAAATTTCAGTGAACTACTGAAGAAGGCCGGTGGTTTAGGAGATTTAAGAGACTGTCCG agttCTTGCGGTGCTgtaattcaaataagaaaaactttgaTGAATCGTCCAGAAAtag TGAGCATTGGACTAGTTTGGGATTCTGAACGTCCTACAATTGAACATATCatggatgtttttaaaactattgggatgtctttaaaattgcaagat gtatttcaTTCCGTTGTTGATAGTCGATGGGCATCTACTGCAACTCACCAACTTGTCGGAATTGTTACTTATTATGGAAAACACTATTCCACATTTTTCTTCCATACAAAACTGAGAGTTTGGATTTATTTTGATGATGCTGCTGTCAGAGAA aTTGGACCAAAATGGGAACAAGTTGTCGAAAAATGTTGTCGTGGGCATTTCCAACCCCTCCTTCTGTTGTACGCCAATCCACATGGCACACCTGTTAGTACATCCACTGCACCTCGATTAGTTACTGTTGTGCCTGGGCATCGAAAGAATCCAAAtg acaaAGATCCTGGTTCAATCAACGTAAGTGACAAGCATATGAGACTTTTTCAACATCCATCTACGAATAATCAAAGAAGAGCTTTAACTCCAAATCCTGAAGTGACTTGTGACATGACTCCAAACATACAACCTAGGAGAGCTGTCACACCCAGTGGTGAGCTTTCCTGGACAGAAGAACAAGCTTCTAAGCCAGAAATTTCTGACTCTCATGCATCATCTGCTGCAGAAAATTCTACTAATCATAGTATAAAATCATCCATATTTCATACTGCAACATATCCAAACTTTCACTTATCATCAAAATATCCTGAACAGATTTCTCTCAGAAATCCTATCCTGGATAATCTTAAGTTAAATCGTCTATCCGGTCGCATATCTGTGCCCAATTGTTCTCATTTTTCTGATGCAGCCCAAGCAAAACTGAACAGGACGTTACCCAATAGTAATGCTCTTAATCATCCAATAACAGTGGATAATTTGCAACAACCAGAAAATGATTCAGAAAAAATGGCAGATCCTCTGTCTTCTCTTAAAGACTCTGAGCATAGCTTAAATAACGCATATATTAGTCGCCAAACtgtggaaaatattttgcaactgCAAAAATTGCAACGTCAGCGatcaataaataacaaaaatggaaaTGGTTGCATCGGACATAGAAATAGTAGTAGTAGTTTGGAATCTTTGGATAATGTATTTGCTAAAGGGTATcacaatcatttaaatttaaagtttgatatTCCGGATGCTGCAAATATTGCTAGAAGAAGAGATTCTGGAAATTGGAGTGGTGACAGGAACAGTGCCAGTTCATCGAGTACTACTTCTCTAGATAATCCTTATTTCTATGTTGTTGGAAATAAAag ACCATTAAATTGCATGAGAAGTGCTGGTGGAAGACCTGGAGATACTCCCTCCCTCACAGATGCAGGCTATGATTCTTTCTCTCTTTCAAGTTCTGACAGTTATCCTTCCGCCATAAACAATTCTCCGTCTAAGATTGATTCAAGACTGGGGCAGATTCCGGAGCATGTACAGACAGCTTTTGTTCCTTATGACATATCCCAATTGCAGTATTGTTTGAAGGATTTAAAGAACAATGAACATTTCCCTTTTG gTTTCAAAGATGAATGTGATAAATTATGTGCTGAAGCTGACATATTTGTTGCTAAATCTGTGGAACGTGAGAATGTCGGAGATATATCAATGGCTGCACTTCTCAGTGATACAGCTGCTG CTCGAGCGAGAGCTGCCATGGATGTACCATACACAAACAGCACTGCTTTAGCAATGGCAAAAATGAAGCACAGTATGTGTCTAATTAGATCCTCTAACTTGCATAAGAAATTGAAGGAACAAGAAGTGGCATTGAGACGAAAACAGAAAGAAGCAGCTATTGAGGCTTATCATAAAGAACAACAAAATGCTGTCTATAATAAAACTTCCAATGATGCCTCCACAAATAGTTCTGAGAGTACTTTAAACGATAGTTTAAAAAGTCCTCAAAAACCTGCGTGTGCCAAGCAGCCTGAGgagcaaataaataatgataaaaatattgaaatatatgcCACACTGCCtaaaagaagtttgaaaaagaaGGGTGCCCTTTCTTCTTTCGTTGAATCCTTGACGGGTGATGAAAGTTGTGATGAAAAATCAGTGAAGGATAAGCGCAATAAAACACCTGATGGCAGAAAGTCTGATGGCGACATTAGTTCCaatgaaaaagaagataaaagatCAAAATCTCCAAGtcgaaaaaaatctttccaaaaAGCGTCAAATAAAGATTCTGATCTCAGTGACTATTCCAGTGAATGGGAGCATTCGAAAAAGACCTCCTTATACAGGACATATTCAGGCCCAACTGCCAATTCTAAAAATGAGCTTTCAGATATCAATTCCAGTACCATACAGTCTTCTCCAGACCACCCTGCAAAAAAGCAGCATAGAATTCGTCGAAAGCTGATGGGTGGCTTTATGAGGAGAAAAAATCGAAGCTTGCCCGATCTCCGTGAAGGTCAGGATTCGGGCGGTGAAGCAGCCAGGTCTTTTGACGATTGCTTTTTCTCTCAGACTCCAGTATCTTGTCGCAAAAACAACTCTTTGAATCAGGAAAAATCACCACCTAAAGGAAGACAAGAGTCTTCAAAATTTACGCATCTGACAGATAGTAAATCTTCAAAGAAATGCATTACCAGAGCAAATACACCTCCTCCATACAAACCACCTCCACCTATTCCTCATGCAACATCCTCCAATGCCTCCTCTCCAAAGAAAAATATCCAGTATCACAACCACGAAGCAAAGAAAGCAGCACCACCTCCAACACCTCCCCATGATGCCCAGAAACAAAAATCTGTACATCAACCTCCTGTAAATAGGGACTTGAAACAAATTCCCAGGAAACTGAATCTCCATAATGTGGCACATAAACATGATGAACTTCCAATGCATAATGCTGAATGGCTAAAAGAGCTGCAGTTGAAGCAGGAAGAGTTGAATTTGAAGCGAAAGCAACAGGAAGAAAGGGAAAAATGGCTTGCTGAGTGTTATTCAGGAGTTGATCAAAAATCag ctATCTCCTCGAGAAAAGCAGAGTGTGGTAGAGATTTATATAATCATAATCAACAAGTT CATGACAAAGAAATACATTGCCTACCAAGATCTGTTGCTAGTTGTCTATCAGTGGCCAGTAAAGACATTTCACCTGTTAGCATTGATCAACAAAAATCTGTTCGTGATCTTACGAcgaagtttgaaaatatatgtGTTTCCCCATCTGATTCAAATTCTGAGAACACCAATGATGTTAAAACAGTCGAAACAACAGCTATTAACAGTGATCAAATTGCGCAAAGCAGAAGAGCTTCTAATGAAATAGACAAGTCACATTGCCATTCTACCGCGAACCATTACTGCTCCCCTAAACTGTCCGATAAATCTTTTAATCAGTCAGACTGTATAAACGAAAGACTCTGCAGTCCTGTTAATGCAAAACAGACTCAAATGAATTCTAGTAATGTATATAACCATCATTTAACAGATGCTCAATTGACTAATGTTTTGAGGATAGGTGGCAATCGATCTTCTTTTAGGAACTCTAAAGGTGAATCTCAAGATGATTTATTGTTCAGGTACCCTCGTGAGGCATGCGTAATGCACGAGGCAAAAAGGCCCGACAAGCCACCAGACTATGAAACAGCTCTGCAGAGACTAGAGCTCCTGCGTAATGACAGgaacttttctaaattttatgcgCCAAATTTCATGAACTTCGAGGACATTCTAGAACAAGCTAAGAAGAGAAGAGGACCCAAGAAAAGTGTGACATTCTCTGATAAAGTTGTGTTAGTGGCGTGCGCGGGCGACGAGGACAATGACTTCATACCTAATCCTTTATTAGAGCGTGTATATAAACAACATTTCCAACAGAAACCAAATGGATTATCAACTGAAATTCAAGACAACGATCTTAGTTTAGTACATGATGTTAGTGCAACTGAAACACCTGCTCCAGAGCCGAAAATATCTGACAGTATGAAATCTTCAAATTCTCCGCTTTGCAATTTGTGCCATAAAAAAACGGTAGAGCCATCAAAATTGTATTGCCCTGATTGTGCCTTTTATATGTCCcgatttcaacaaaaataa
- the LOC107440583 gene encoding uncharacterized protein isoform X1 — MEWNISDKWRNMMSTGTTPTPPAPRTSPGKCPTVGGRAEGGFLQYVQLLNPRSSMSITNTKGLLNMPGQNNCFLNSAVQVLWHLDIFRRSFRELCGHACMEDSCIFCALKELFAQFQYSQESALPPDALRRALAETFCDQRRFQLGFMDDAAECFENILMRIHFHIANNESEDMCSAVHCIPHQKFAMTLVEQTVCHSCGATSEPLPFTQMVHYVPSSALCSQAKLMKEQNDQTPNFSELLKKAGGLGDLRDCPSSCGAVIQIRKTLMNRPEIVSIGLVWDSERPTIEHIMDVFKTIGMSLKLQDVFHSVVDSRWASTATHQLVGIVTYYGKHYSTFFFHTKLRVWIYFDDAAVREIGPKWEQVVEKCCRGHFQPLLLLYANPHGTPVSTSTAPRLVTVVPGHRKNPNDKDPGSINVSDKHMRLFQHPSTNNQRRALTPNPEVTCDMTPNIQPRRAVTPSGELSWTEEQASKPEISDSHASSAAENSTNHSIKSSIFHTATYPNFHLSSKYPEQISLRNPILDNLKLNRLSGRISVPNCSHFSDAAQAKLNRTLPNSNALNHPITVDNLQQPENDSEKMADPLSSLKDSEHSLNNAYISRQTVENILQLQKLQRQRSINNKNGNGCIGHRNSSSSLESLDNVFAKGYHNHLNLKFDIPDAANIARRRDSGNWSGDRNSASSSSTTSLDNPYFYVVGNKRPLNCMRSAGGRPGDTPSLTDAGYDSFSLSSSDSYPSAINNSPSKIDSRLGQIPEHVQTAFVPYDISQLQYCLKDLKNNEHFPFGFKDECDKLCAEADIFVAKSVERENVGDISMAALLSDTAAARARAAMDVPYTNSTALAMAKMKHSMCLIRSSNLHKKLKEQEVALRRKQKEAAIEAYHKEQQNAVYNKTSNDASTNSSESTLNDSLKSPQKPACAKQPEEQINNDKNIEIYATLPKRSLKKKGALSSFVESLTGDESCDEKSVKDKRNKTPDGRKSDGDISSNEKEDKRSKSPSRKKSFQKASNKDSDLSDYSSEWEHSKKTSLYRTYSGPTANSKNELSDINSSTIQSSPDHPAKKQHRIRRKLMGGFMRRKNRSLPDLREGQDSGGEAARSFDDCFFSQTPVSCRKNNSLNQEKSPPKGRQESSKFTHLTDSKSSKKCITRANTPPPYKPPPPIPHATSSNASSPKKNIQYHNHEAKKAAPPPTPPHDAQKQKSVHQPPVNRDLKQIPRKLNLHNVAHKHDELPMHNAEWLKELQLKQEELNLKRKQQEEREKWLAECYSGVDQKSAISSRKAECGRDLYNHNQQVHDKEIHCLPRSVASCLSVASKDISPVSIDQQKSVRDLTTKFENICVSPSDSNSENTNDVKTVETTAINSDQIAQSRRASNEIDKSHCHSTANHYCSPKLSDKSFNQSDCINERLCSPVNAKQTQMNSSNVYNHHLTDAQLTNVLRIGGNRSSFRNSKGESQDDLLFRYPREACVMHEAKRPDKPPDYETALQRLELLRNDRNFSKFYAPNFMNFEDILEQAKKRRGPKKSVTFSDKVVLVACAGDEDNDFIPNPLLERVYKQHFQQKPNGLSTEIQDNDLSLVHDVSATETPAPEPKISDSMKSSNSPLCNLCHKKTVEPSKLYCPDCAFYMSRFQQK; from the exons GTTCTTTGGCATTTGGATATTTTTCGCCGAAGTTTTAGAGAGTTGTGTGGTCATGCCTGCATGGAAGATTCTTGCATATTTTGTGcattaaaa gaATTATTTGCACAGTTTCAATACAGTCAAGAGTCTGCTCTACCTCCTGATGCATTACGGCGAGCATTAGCTGAAACATTTTGTGATCAAAGAAGATTTCAGCTTGGTTTCATGGACGATGCTGCTGAATGTTTC gaaaacattttaatgaggATACATTTCCACATTGCAAATAATGAGTCAGAAGACATGTGTAGTGCTGTTCATTGTATACCTCATCAAAAGTTTGCTATGACGTTGGTCGAACAa aCTGTGTGTCATTCTTGTGGTGCTACCTCTGAACCATTACCGTTCACGCAAATGGTGCATTATGTGCCCTCTTCAGCTCTTTG ctctCAAGCAAAGTTGATGAAAGAGCAAAATGATCAGACACCAAATTTCAGTGAACTACTGAAGAAGGCCGGTGGTTTAGGAGATTTAAGAGACTGTCCG agttCTTGCGGTGCTgtaattcaaataagaaaaactttgaTGAATCGTCCAGAAAtag TGAGCATTGGACTAGTTTGGGATTCTGAACGTCCTACAATTGAACATATCatggatgtttttaaaactattgggatgtctttaaaattgcaagat gtatttcaTTCCGTTGTTGATAGTCGATGGGCATCTACTGCAACTCACCAACTTGTCGGAATTGTTACTTATTATGGAAAACACTATTCCACATTTTTCTTCCATACAAAACTGAGAGTTTGGATTTATTTTGATGATGCTGCTGTCAGAGAA aTTGGACCAAAATGGGAACAAGTTGTCGAAAAATGTTGTCGTGGGCATTTCCAACCCCTCCTTCTGTTGTACGCCAATCCACATGGCACACCTGTTAGTACATCCACTGCACCTCGATTAGTTACTGTTGTGCCTGGGCATCGAAAGAATCCAAAtg acaaAGATCCTGGTTCAATCAACGTAAGTGACAAGCATATGAGACTTTTTCAACATCCATCTACGAATAATCAAAGAAGAGCTTTAACTCCAAATCCTGAAGTGACTTGTGACATGACTCCAAACATACAACCTAGGAGAGCTGTCACACCCAGTGGTGAGCTTTCCTGGACAGAAGAACAAGCTTCTAAGCCAGAAATTTCTGACTCTCATGCATCATCTGCTGCAGAAAATTCTACTAATCATAGTATAAAATCATCCATATTTCATACTGCAACATATCCAAACTTTCACTTATCATCAAAATATCCTGAACAGATTTCTCTCAGAAATCCTATCCTGGATAATCTTAAGTTAAATCGTCTATCCGGTCGCATATCTGTGCCCAATTGTTCTCATTTTTCTGATGCAGCCCAAGCAAAACTGAACAGGACGTTACCCAATAGTAATGCTCTTAATCATCCAATAACAGTGGATAATTTGCAACAACCAGAAAATGATTCAGAAAAAATGGCAGATCCTCTGTCTTCTCTTAAAGACTCTGAGCATAGCTTAAATAACGCATATATTAGTCGCCAAACtgtggaaaatattttgcaactgCAAAAATTGCAACGTCAGCGatcaataaataacaaaaatggaaaTGGTTGCATCGGACATAGAAATAGTAGTAGTAGTTTGGAATCTTTGGATAATGTATTTGCTAAAGGGTATcacaatcatttaaatttaaagtttgatatTCCGGATGCTGCAAATATTGCTAGAAGAAGAGATTCTGGAAATTGGAGTGGTGACAGGAACAGTGCCAGTTCATCGAGTACTACTTCTCTAGATAATCCTTATTTCTATGTTGTTGGAAATAAAag ACCATTAAATTGCATGAGAAGTGCTGGTGGAAGACCTGGAGATACTCCCTCCCTCACAGATGCAGGCTATGATTCTTTCTCTCTTTCAAGTTCTGACAGTTATCCTTCCGCCATAAACAATTCTCCGTCTAAGATTGATTCAAGACTGGGGCAGATTCCGGAGCATGTACAGACAGCTTTTGTTCCTTATGACATATCCCAATTGCAGTATTGTTTGAAGGATTTAAAGAACAATGAACATTTCCCTTTTG gTTTCAAAGATGAATGTGATAAATTATGTGCTGAAGCTGACATATTTGTTGCTAAATCTGTGGAACGTGAGAATGTCGGAGATATATCAATGGCTGCACTTCTCAGTGATACAGCTGCTG CTCGAGCGAGAGCTGCCATGGATGTACCATACACAAACAGCACTGCTTTAGCAATGGCAAAAATGAAGCACAGTATGTGTCTAATTAGATCCTCTAACTTGCATAAGAAATTGAAGGAACAAGAAGTGGCATTGAGACGAAAACAGAAAGAAGCAGCTATTGAGGCTTATCATAAAGAACAACAAAATGCTGTCTATAATAAAACTTCCAATGATGCCTCCACAAATAGTTCTGAGAGTACTTTAAACGATAGTTTAAAAAGTCCTCAAAAACCTGCGTGTGCCAAGCAGCCTGAGgagcaaataaataatgataaaaatattgaaatatatgcCACACTGCCtaaaagaagtttgaaaaagaaGGGTGCCCTTTCTTCTTTCGTTGAATCCTTGACGGGTGATGAAAGTTGTGATGAAAAATCAGTGAAGGATAAGCGCAATAAAACACCTGATGGCAGAAAGTCTGATGGCGACATTAGTTCCaatgaaaaagaagataaaagatCAAAATCTCCAAGtcgaaaaaaatctttccaaaaAGCGTCAAATAAAGATTCTGATCTCAGTGACTATTCCAGTGAATGGGAGCATTCGAAAAAGACCTCCTTATACAGGACATATTCAGGCCCAACTGCCAATTCTAAAAATGAGCTTTCAGATATCAATTCCAGTACCATACAGTCTTCTCCAGACCACCCTGCAAAAAAGCAGCATAGAATTCGTCGAAAGCTGATGGGTGGCTTTATGAGGAGAAAAAATCGAAGCTTGCCCGATCTCCGTGAAGGTCAGGATTCGGGCGGTGAAGCAGCCAGGTCTTTTGACGATTGCTTTTTCTCTCAGACTCCAGTATCTTGTCGCAAAAACAACTCTTTGAATCAGGAAAAATCACCACCTAAAGGAAGACAAGAGTCTTCAAAATTTACGCATCTGACAGATAGTAAATCTTCAAAGAAATGCATTACCAGAGCAAATACACCTCCTCCATACAAACCACCTCCACCTATTCCTCATGCAACATCCTCCAATGCCTCCTCTCCAAAGAAAAATATCCAGTATCACAACCACGAAGCAAAGAAAGCAGCACCACCTCCAACACCTCCCCATGATGCCCAGAAACAAAAATCTGTACATCAACCTCCTGTAAATAGGGACTTGAAACAAATTCCCAGGAAACTGAATCTCCATAATGTGGCACATAAACATGATGAACTTCCAATGCATAATGCTGAATGGCTAAAAGAGCTGCAGTTGAAGCAGGAAGAGTTGAATTTGAAGCGAAAGCAACAGGAAGAAAGGGAAAAATGGCTTGCTGAGTGTTATTCAGGAGTTGATCAAAAATCag ctATCTCCTCGAGAAAAGCAGAGTGTGGTAGAGATTTATATAATCATAATCAACAAGTT CATGACAAAGAAATACATTGCCTACCAAGATCTGTTGCTAGTTGTCTATCAGTGGCCAGTAAAGACATTTCACCTGTTAGCATTGATCAACAAAAATCTGTTCGTGATCTTACGAcgaagtttgaaaatatatgtGTTTCCCCATCTGATTCAAATTCTGAGAACACCAATGATGTTAAAACAGTCGAAACAACAGCTATTAACAGTGATCAAATTGCGCAAAGCAGAAGAGCTTCTAATGAAATAGACAAGTCACATTGCCATTCTACCGCGAACCATTACTGCTCCCCTAAACTGTCCGATAAATCTTTTAATCAGTCAGACTGTATAAACGAAAGACTCTGCAGTCCTGTTAATGCAAAACAGACTCAAATGAATTCTAGTAATGTATATAACCATCATTTAACAGATGCTCAATTGACTAATGTTTTGAGGATAGGTGGCAATCGATCTTCTTTTAGGAACTCTAAAGGTGAATCTCAAGATGATTTATTGTTCAGGTACCCTCGTGAGGCATGCGTAATGCACGAGGCAAAAAGGCCCGACAAGCCACCAGACTATGAAACAGCTCTGCAGAGACTAGAGCTCCTGCGTAATGACAGgaacttttctaaattttatgcgCCAAATTTCATGAACTTCGAGGACATTCTAGAACAAGCTAAGAAGAGAAGAGGACCCAAGAAAAGTGTGACATTCTCTGATAAAGTTGTGTTAGTGGCGTGCGCGGGCGACGAGGACAATGACTTCATACCTAATCCTTTATTAGAGCGTGTATATAAACAACATTTCCAACAGAAACCAAATGGATTATCAACTGAAATTCAAGACAACGATCTTAGTTTAGTACATGATGTTAGTGCAACTGAAACACCTGCTCCAGAGCCGAAAATATCTGACAGTATGAAATCTTCAAATTCTCCGCTTTGCAATTTGTGCCATAAAAAAACGGTAGAGCCATCAAAATTGTATTGCCCTGATTGTGCCTTTTATATGTCCcgatttcaacaaaaataa